A section of the Caldalkalibacillus thermarum genome encodes:
- a CDS encoding 3-hydroxyacyl-CoA dehydrogenase NAD-binding domain-containing protein, producing the protein MSKEWEQDGTQSIAEQFKTGIIVVGAGTMGRGIAQFFLQHAYPVTLIDVSQDVLDHAKNEIETRLLRLEEKGKVPQGFAAEKLEALRCTNSFSGHRGALIIEAIIEKINVKKDLFKTLTESYGPGLIYASNTSSLSISEMASATTCPERVLGMHFFNPAPVMPLVEVIQGLETDEKLVDDIYQFLKMVGKSPVRVKDTPGFIVNRVARPFYNEALKIYGEGLADFQTIDRVMKGAGFKMGPFELQDMIGIDINFATTSSLFQAFHGDARFRPHPLQEQMVKSGRLGRKTGKGFYTYD; encoded by the coding sequence ATGTCGAAGGAATGGGAGCAAGACGGTACCCAATCGATTGCTGAACAGTTCAAAACAGGGATTATTGTTGTTGGAGCCGGTACGATGGGGCGGGGTATCGCCCAATTCTTCTTACAACATGCCTATCCTGTCACATTGATCGATGTGTCCCAGGATGTCTTAGATCATGCTAAGAACGAAATTGAAACACGCCTCCTGCGCCTGGAGGAAAAGGGGAAGGTGCCTCAAGGATTTGCCGCGGAAAAGCTGGAAGCTCTCCGTTGTACCAACAGTTTCAGCGGGCACCGGGGGGCCTTGATCATCGAAGCCATTATTGAAAAAATCAACGTGAAAAAAGACTTGTTCAAAACTTTGACGGAAAGTTACGGACCCGGCCTTATTTATGCCTCCAATACCTCGTCTCTGTCCATATCGGAAATGGCCAGTGCCACCACCTGCCCGGAAAGGGTGCTAGGCATGCACTTTTTCAATCCCGCTCCTGTTATGCCGCTGGTGGAAGTGATCCAAGGGCTGGAAACGGACGAAAAACTCGTGGACGATATTTACCAGTTTTTAAAAATGGTGGGTAAATCCCCTGTCAGAGTAAAGGATACACCCGGTTTTATCGTCAACCGTGTGGCCAGACCCTTCTATAACGAAGCCCTGAAGATCTACGGTGAAGGGTTGGCTGACTTCCAGACGATCGACCGGGTCATGAAGGGAGCCGGATTTAAAATGGGTCCCTTTGAACTCCAGGATATGATCGGGATCGATATCAATTTTGCGACCACCTCTTCACTGTTTCAGGCTTTTCACGGTGATGCCCGCTTCAGGCCTCATCCCCTGCAGGAACAGATGGTGAAAAGCGGCCGGCTGGGGAGAAAAACTGGAAAGGGGTTTTACACCTATGACTAA
- a CDS encoding enoyl-CoA hydratase-related protein — MYTTIRFEIEDQVAIVTLNRPDKLNAFTEEMNKEITKAFKDIATNDEIRAVLLTGAGRAFSAGEDLASVKGDKPVNHGQFLRKRYNPMILAIRNLEKPVVAAVNGVAAGAGCSLALACDFRIASDQASFIEAFIHIGLIPDSGSCYFLPRLVGLAKAMELAVLGEKITAEKAYELGLVNRVVEAGKLDEEAFRFAKRLAEMPTRAIGLIKRTMDRALHSRTLEEALEYEAYAQEIAGKTRDHQEGVQAFFEKRKPRFEGK; from the coding sequence ATGTACACCACCATTCGTTTTGAAATCGAGGATCAAGTGGCTATCGTGACCTTAAACCGCCCGGACAAACTGAATGCCTTTACGGAAGAGATGAACAAGGAGATCACCAAGGCGTTCAAAGACATCGCCACAAATGATGAGATACGGGCCGTGCTTCTGACCGGAGCCGGCCGGGCCTTCTCCGCCGGCGAGGATTTGGCCAGTGTAAAGGGTGACAAGCCAGTGAACCATGGGCAATTTTTACGTAAACGGTACAATCCCATGATTCTGGCCATCCGCAACCTGGAAAAACCGGTGGTTGCTGCGGTGAACGGAGTGGCTGCCGGTGCAGGTTGCAGCCTGGCCCTGGCTTGCGATTTCCGCATTGCGTCGGATCAGGCCAGCTTTATTGAAGCCTTTATCCACATCGGCCTGATTCCCGATTCGGGAAGCTGTTATTTCCTGCCCAGGCTCGTCGGGTTGGCCAAAGCGATGGAACTGGCTGTCCTGGGTGAAAAAATCACTGCTGAAAAAGCGTATGAGCTGGGCCTGGTGAACCGTGTGGTGGAAGCCGGCAAGCTGGATGAAGAAGCGTTCCGGTTTGCCAAACGGTTGGCGGAGATGCCGACCCGGGCCATAGGCTTGATCAAGCGCACCATGGACAGAGCTTTGCACAGCCGCACATTGGAAGAAGCGCTGGAATATGAAGCCTATGCCCAGGAAATTGCCGGAAAGACCCGTGATCATCAAGAAGGAGTTCAAGCTTTCTTTGAAAAAAGAAAACCGCGCTTCGAAGGGAAGTAG
- a CDS encoding enoyl-CoA hydratase-related protein has translation MSQPLVLKNIEGPVAILRLNRPQVLNALNLALMDELVDQLKALQDDDSVRAIILTGNGKAFAAGADIDEMADVSLAEIKMKNQFLVWDIIPRFTKPLIAAVQGYALGGGCELAMSCDMIVASENAIFGQPEINLGVMPGAGGTQRLTKALGKARAMEYLLTGKPLPARVAYECGLVTKLVPDELVMQEALSLAHEIAQKSPVAVTLIKEAVYKALDTPTQVGMDFERNAFYMCFGTEDRVEGMKAFQEKRTPQFKGR, from the coding sequence ATGAGCCAGCCTTTGGTCTTAAAAAACATTGAAGGACCGGTCGCCATCCTGCGCCTCAACCGTCCCCAGGTCTTAAATGCGTTAAACCTGGCCCTCATGGATGAATTGGTCGACCAGCTCAAGGCGCTGCAAGATGATGACAGCGTCCGGGCCATCATTTTGACGGGAAATGGGAAAGCCTTTGCCGCCGGTGCCGACATAGATGAGATGGCAGATGTGTCACTGGCCGAAATCAAGATGAAAAACCAGTTTCTCGTCTGGGATATCATCCCCCGCTTCACCAAGCCGCTGATTGCAGCGGTTCAGGGCTATGCTTTGGGAGGCGGGTGTGAACTGGCCATGAGCTGCGATATGATCGTCGCCTCCGAAAATGCTATATTCGGCCAGCCGGAGATTAATTTGGGTGTCATGCCTGGTGCAGGTGGCACCCAGCGTTTGACAAAAGCCCTGGGAAAAGCCCGGGCGATGGAATACCTTTTGACCGGAAAACCGCTTCCCGCCAGGGTGGCCTATGAATGTGGTTTAGTGACCAAGCTGGTGCCAGATGAACTGGTCATGCAGGAAGCGTTAAGCTTGGCTCATGAAATCGCCCAAAAGTCTCCAGTGGCTGTGACGCTCATCAAGGAGGCGGTCTATAAGGCCCTGGATACCCCGACCCAGGTGGGAATGGATTTTGAACGCAATGCGTTTTACATGTGTTTTGGCACGGAAGACCGTGTGGAAGGCATGAAGGCTTTTCAGGAAAAAAGAACGCCCCAGTTCAAAGGTCGGTAG
- a CDS encoding EthD family reductase: MVKLIALYKQPEDPKAFDEHYENIHAPLAKKMPGLKRMEVTKIYGAPMGESPYYLLAEMYFENKEALNQAMQSEEGKAAAKDLMGFAGKLVTMMLGEVTESEVIDG, from the coding sequence ATGGTTAAATTAATTGCTTTGTATAAACAACCTGAGGATCCCAAAGCCTTTGACGAACACTATGAAAATATTCATGCGCCATTGGCCAAAAAAATGCCGGGGCTGAAAAGAATGGAAGTGACCAAAATTTATGGGGCCCCTATGGGCGAAAGTCCTTATTATCTCTTGGCAGAAATGTATTTTGAAAATAAAGAGGCTCTTAATCAAGCCATGCAGTCTGAGGAAGGGAAGGCGGCAGCCAAAGATTTGATGGGCTTCGCCGGCAAACTGGTTACCATGATGCTGGGGGAAGTGACGGAATCCGAAGTGATCGACGGGTAG